Proteins found in one Dermacentor silvarum isolate Dsil-2018 chromosome 8, BIME_Dsil_1.4, whole genome shotgun sequence genomic segment:
- the LOC119460518 gene encoding toll-like receptor Tollo, whose protein sequence is MRAAWLLALLWWLRAAAQPSVAARYVAPEDCRWEPLDATGVALTCAVRTLSGGPEPSNFSLIQPGHTARLTVRCDDLLLQSDLANGSFAHLSGLRSLSIERCKIDHVPALAFAGLSELHNLSLRTYNTEWGKLSLRLAPDSLAPLRQLVALDLSRNNMDYLPPSILCPLVQLAQLNLTRNRFADATRMGFADARCSPLLHKLDAAYNRLRLLPDKAFASLRQLRELKLDRNLIARAEQGALFGLSRLHSLDLAHNALVALPPRFLQPAEMLSELYLRNNSLSALPPGLFAGLHQLTVLDLAHNQLSSGWLGAPDTLADLTRLAVLDLSHNRLTRLDDAVFRSLHNLQTLQLQHNLVESIADLAFASLYNLHTLVLSHNRLRFVGTHMFAGLSSLGGLYVDHNRLESLAPDAFHNVSSLQEIILAGNRLSSVPRVVQTLQQLRSLDVAENMIADIQNASYQGLHQLYGLNLMGNHIGNLSQGAFHELPSLRILNLARNGIQSIEQGTFDDVPDLHALRLDSNFLDDVNGLFSNLHDLIMLNISANRVRWFDYALIPIGLQWLDIHDNQVEALGNYFELESILKLRTLDVSHNRLTDLDSSSLPNGIEIVFLKGNHLRRIQPFTFLGKQNLTRVDLTDNKLETLDMTMFRLSEVPSSRPLPQFMVAGNPYLCDCHMEWLQRLGNLDDSRQYPRVIDLADVACQLSFSRRKATLALVAAHSSEFLCRYRNHCFALCHCCDFDACDCEMVCPDNCTCYYDQSWNTNIVDCSTRAHGAVPKQLPMDVTELYLDGNDIPTLSSHTYIGRKNMKVLYLNSSNVQTINNRTFSGLRTLRVLRLDRNRLVTLHGYEFDGLGELRELYLSYNQLTSINNATFLPLKSLEVLHLDHNYILEIAVANLPPRLSDVRLSDNPWSCDCHFVQELADFLQTRGADLVRDLLSVHCVHNETAVLPLWELNATSCTNASEAQVRQVRHLHDLLPLLVVVGVVFLLLVCVVIVALVYRRQMSVWFYTKYGVRVFQRAPAEEEKLFDAFVSYSKKDEAFVAQILAPELECGSPPYRLCLHYRDLPMAGGYLTDAISEAVESSRRTIVILSEHFLKSEWCRYEFKSAHHEVLHSCSHRLVVIFLGRVSFKELDPDIRLWLKSSTFLRWGEKRFWDKLRYAMPDTRHRKVAAAASSGNRSDVASVHI, encoded by the coding sequence ATGAGGGCGGCTTGGCTGCTGGCCCTGCTCTGGTGGCTGCGAGCGGCCGCGCAGCCCAGCGTCGCGGCGCGATACGTGGCGCCCGAGGACTGCCGCTGGGAGCCGCTGGACGCCACCGGGGTGGCGCTCACCTGCGCCGTGCGCACGCTCAGCGGAGGCCCCGAGCCCAGCAACTTCAGCCTCATCCAGCCGGGACACACAGCGCGGCTTACGGTGCGCTGCGACGACCTGCTCTTGCAGAGCGACCTCGCCAACGGCTCGTTCGCCCACCTCAGCGGGCTGCGCTCGCTCAGCATCGAGCGCTGCAAGATCGACCATGTGCCGGCGCTCGCGTTCGCCGGCCTGTCGGAGCTGCACAACCTCAGCCTGCGTACCTACAACACGGAGTGGGGCAAGCTGTCGCTGCGCCTGGCGCCCGACAGCCTGGCGCCCCTGCGGCAGCTCGTCGCGCTGGACCTGAGCCGCAACAACATGGACTACTTGCCGCCATCGATCCTGTGTCCGCTCGTTCAACTGGCGCAGCTCAACCTGACGCGCAACCGTTTCGCGGACGCCACCCGGATGGGGTTCGCCGACGCGCGATGCTCTCCGCTGCTGCACAAGCTGGACGCGGCCTACAACCGGCTGCGCCTGCTGCCCGACAAGGCGTTCGCCTCGCTGCGCCAGTTGCGCGAGCTCAAGCTCGACCGCAACCTCATCGCGCGCGCCGAGCAAGGGGCGCTATTCGGCCTCTCGCGCCTGCATAGCCTGGACCTGGCGCACAATGCGCTGGTCGCCCTGCCACCGCGTTTCCTGCAGCCGGCCGAGATGCTCTCGGAGCTGTACCTGCGCAACAACTCGCTGAGCGCGCTGCCCCCGGGTTTGTTCGCAGGGCTCCACCAGTTGACCGTGCTCGACCTGGCGCACAACCAGCTCAGTTCCGGATGGCTCGGGGCGCCAGACACCCTGGCCGACTTGACGCGGCTCGCTGTGCTCGATCTGTCGCACAATCGGCTCACGAGGCTCGACGACGCCGTGTTTCGATCTCTGCACAATCTGCAAACACTGCAGCTGCAGCACAACCTGGTCGAGTCAATCGCGGATTTGGCGTTCGCGTCGCTTTACAACCTGCATACGCTAGTCCTGAGCCATAACCGCCTGAGGTTTGTGGGAACGCACATGTTCGCCGGACTGTCGTCTCTCGGCGGCCTCTACGTGGACCACAACCGACTCGAGTCTCTGGCACCAGACGCCTTTCACAACGTGTCCAGCCTGCAAGAGATCATCCTCGCCGGAAACAGGCTGTCGTCTGTGCCACGGGTTGTGCAGACGCTGCAGCAGCTGCGCTCCCTCGACGTGGCCGAAAACATGATCGCGGACATCCAGAACGCTTCCTATCAAGGCCTGCATCAGCTATACGGCCTCAACCTGATGGGAAACCACATCGGCAACTTGAGCCAAGGCGCTTTCCACGAGCTGCCGTCCCTGCGGATTCTCAACTTGGCTCGCAATGGAATTCAGTCCATTGAACAAGGCACATTCGATGACGTCCCCGACCTTCACGCTTTGCGCTTGGATTCTAATTTTTTGGACGACGTTAATGGCCTTTTTAGTAACCTGCACGACCTCATCATGCTCAACATCTCGGCCAACCGTGTGCGATGGTTCGACTACGCGCTTATTCCCATCGGACTACAGTGGCTCGACATCCACGACAATCAGGTAGAGGCGTTGGGGAACTACTTTGAGCTGGAGTCCATTTTGAAGCTGAGGACGCTCGACGTGTCGCACAACAGGCTCACCGACCTCGACTCATCGTCTCTGCCGAATGGCATAGAAATTGTTTTCTTGAAGGGCAATCACCTGCGGCGCATTCAGCCCTTCACTTTTCTTGGTAAACAGAACCTCACACGCGTCGACCTGACGGACAACAAGCTGGAGACGTTGGACATGACAATGTTCAGGCTGAGTGAGGTTCCGAGCAGTCGGCCGCTTCCGCAGTTCATGGTGGCCGGGAACCCGTATCTCTGCGATTGCCACATGGAGTGGCTCCAACGCCTGGGCAATCTAGACGATTCGAGGCAGTACCCGCGAGTGATTGACCTGGCGGACGTGGCGTGCCAGCTGAGTTTCAGTCGCAGGAAAGCCACCCTGGCGCTGGTCGCGGCGCACTCGTCCGAGTTCCTGTGCCGCTACCGCAACCACTGCTTCGCGCTCTGCCACTGCTGCGACTTCGACGCTTGCGACTGTGAGATGGTATGCCCAGACAACTGCACCTGTTACTACGACCAGAGCTGGAACACCAACATCGTGGACTGCAGCACCAGGGCGCACGGCGCGGTTCCCAAGCAGCTCCCGATGGACGTCACCGAGCTGTACCTGGACGGCAATGACATACCGACGTTGTCTAGCCATACCTACATCGGTCGAAAGAACATGAAAGTGCTCTATCTCAACAGCAGCAACGTGCAGACCATCAACAACCGAACCTTCAGTGGCCTGCGTACGCTCCGAGTGCTGCGGCTAGACCGCAACCGACTGGTCACGCTGCACGGCTACGAATTCGATGGGCTCGGAGAGCTGAGGGAGCTCTACCTCTCGTACAACCAGCTGACGAGCATCAACAACGCCACCTTCCTTCCGCTCAAATCTCTCGAGGTGCTGCACTTGGACCACAACTACATCCTCGAGATCGCTGTGGCGAACTTGCCGCCGCGGCTGAGCGACGTGCGCCTCTCCGACAACCCGTGGTCGTGCGACTGCCATTTCGTGCAGGAGCTGGCAGACTTCCTGCAGACCCGCGGCGCCGACCTGGTGCGCGACCTGTTGAGCGTCCACTGCGTGCACAACGAGACGGCGGTGCTGCCCCTGTGGGAGCTGAACGCCACGTCGTGCACCAATGCGTCGGAGGCGCAGGTGCGCCAGGTGCGCCACCTGCATGACCTGCTCCCTCTGCTCGTCGTCGTCGGTGTAGTGTTTCTCCTGCTGGTGTGCGTGGTGATCGTAGCCTTGGTGTACCGTCGCCAAATGAGCGTGTGGTTCTACACCAAGTACGGCGTGCGCGTGTTCCAGCGCGCGCCCGCCGAGGAAGAGAAGCTGTTCGACGCCTTCGTCTCGTACAGCAAGAAGGACGAGGCGTTCGTAGCGCAGATCCTGGCGCCCGAGCTCGAGTGCGGCAGCCCGCCGTACCGACTGTGCCTTCACTACCGCGACCTGCCCATGGCCGGCGGCTACCTGACCGACGCCATCAGCGAGGCCGTCGAGAGCAGCCGGCGGACTATTGTGATCCTCTCGGAGCACTTCCTCAAGAGCGAGTGGTGCCGCTACGAGTTCAAGTCGGCCCACCACGAGGTGCTGCACAGCTGCAGCCACCGGCTGGTGGTCATCTTCCTCGGCCGGGTCTCCTTCAAGGAGCTGGACCCGGACATTCGGCTGTGGCTCAAGTCCAGCACCTTCCTGCGCTGGGGCGAGAAGAGGTTCTGGGACAAGCTGCGATATGCCATGCCAGACAcgcggcatcgcaaagtggccgccgccgcctcctccgGCAACCGTAGCGACGTAGCCAGCGTGCACATCTGA